In bacterium, a single window of DNA contains:
- a CDS encoding PIG-L family deacetylase, with protein MKNKKTIMAFGAHHDDVELRCGGTLANYVRQGWNVIYTIATTTPYYRHSEQDIKEDRYPSNKEIIDIRKREAEEGAKILGISDISFFDFKSLYWYEDKSINLTHFDGIKNTCEDLARIDKEIPGREYIVSARFSKTATNFLMDFILSNQVDILLTHSADDVHWEHYAVAGFAFYVCKLLASKGKDIKLFHWPHGQGGTINSSFAPTRFIDISDTIDIKCKAVSVFKSQYPDRDTSRFVDHIIEQAKIYGKLCGFDYAEAFMDSANAFKENFSLPATYDATKAVIGID; from the coding sequence ATGAAAAACAAAAAAACAATAATGGCTTTTGGAGCACACCACGACGACGTTGAATTAAGGTGTGGTGGCACTCTTGCAAATTACGTAAGACAAGGTTGGAACGTTATTTACACAATAGCAACTACTACTCCATATTATAGACATTCTGAACAAGATATAAAGGAAGATAGGTACCCTTCTAATAAAGAAATTATTGATATAAGAAAGAGAGAAGCAGAGGAGGGCGCTAAAATCCTTGGTATTTCGGATATATCTTTCTTTGACTTTAAGAGCCTTTACTGGTACGAAGATAAATCTATCAACTTAACACACTTTGACGGCATCAAAAACACCTGTGAAGACCTCGCCAGAATTGATAAAGAGATACCCGGTAGAGAATATATAGTTAGTGCTCGTTTTTCTAAAACAGCAACAAATTTTCTTATGGATTTTATTTTAAGCAATCAGGTTGATATACTTTTAACCCATAGTGCGGACGATGTACACTGGGAACATTACGCTGTTGCAGGTTTTGCATTTTACGTTTGCAAACTTCTGGCATCTAAAGGAAAAGATATAAAATTATTCCATTGGCCACATGGTCAAGGTGGAACAATAAATAGTTCTTTTGCTCCAACAAGATTTATTGACATATCAGACACAATAGATATAAAATGTAAGGCAGTTTCTGTTTTTAAAAGCCAGTACCCAGATAGAGATACATCAAGATTTGTTGACCATATAATTGAACAGGCAAAGATTTATGGAAAACTATGCGGATTTGACTATGCAGAGGCTTTTATGGATAGTGCAAATGCTTTTAAGGAAAATTTTTCTCTGCCTGCCACCTATGACGCTACAAAAGCCGTAATAGGAATTGATTGA